A genomic window from Paenibacillus antri includes:
- a CDS encoding Rieske (2Fe-2S) protein — MTKYLVGKVGDIPPGGKKIVDAGSRSVGVYNVQGRYYALRNLCPHQGAALCTGVTTAFVTSSGPGDFAYECEGEIVRCPWHQWEFDVKTGQMVVDPATRTIAYEVSVEKYDVSVDDEEYIYVHIR, encoded by the coding sequence ATGACGAAGTACCTCGTAGGGAAGGTCGGCGACATCCCGCCCGGCGGGAAAAAAATCGTGGACGCGGGAAGTCGCAGCGTCGGCGTCTACAACGTGCAGGGCCGGTATTACGCGCTGCGAAACTTATGCCCGCACCAAGGGGCGGCGCTGTGCACGGGCGTGACGACCGCCTTCGTCACGTCGTCCGGTCCGGGCGACTTCGCGTACGAGTGCGAAGGCGAAATCGTTCGCTGTCCGTGGCATCAGTGGGAATTCGACGTGAAGACCGGCCAGATGGTCGTCGATCCCGCGACGCGGACGATTGCCTACGAGGTCTCGGTAGAGAAGTACGACGTGTCGGTGGACGACGAAGAGTATATCTACGTGCATATTCGATAG
- a CDS encoding amidohydrolase family protein, whose product MESVAATQETPRRGRKRLSIIDCDIHMPTARDEVLSYLPRHYREQIDTFGMRLPTQGAMYLNGAKGGIMQDQSFPQDGKASSLLAYFQTEHLDKYNIEHAILTGLGDYAIQTTPDADYAAALCTAYNNYGIDHYLANDPRIKSSVMIPKQDPLLAAKEIDRVGSHPQIVQVISSNGAEKPYGHRFYYPIYEACVRHNLPFAVHVSMEGIGINNPPTGAGHVNHYIEYRMARTQIMMAHLASMIFEGVFDRFPTLQFVMIEAGMLWIAPYIWRMDQDWKALRSQTPWVKEPPSEYVRKHVKFTSQPIELPPDESLFLPLMKSMFAETNLLFASDYPHWDFDNPFKSFPKMDDGMWDRIFYRNAAELYGLPARRSETEGASA is encoded by the coding sequence ATGGAAAGCGTTGCAGCGACGCAGGAAACCCCGAGAAGAGGCAGGAAGCGGCTGTCGATCATCGATTGCGACATTCATATGCCTACGGCGAGAGATGAGGTACTCTCCTACTTGCCGCGCCATTACCGCGAACAAATCGACACGTTCGGCATGCGGCTCCCGACGCAAGGGGCGATGTATTTGAACGGGGCGAAAGGGGGCATCATGCAAGACCAAAGCTTCCCGCAGGACGGGAAGGCTTCGAGCCTGCTGGCTTATTTCCAAACCGAGCATCTGGACAAATACAACATCGAACACGCCATTCTGACCGGTCTCGGCGACTACGCGATTCAGACGACGCCGGACGCGGATTACGCGGCGGCGCTGTGCACGGCCTACAACAATTACGGCATCGACCATTACCTCGCGAACGACCCGCGCATCAAGAGCTCGGTCATGATCCCGAAGCAGGACCCGCTGCTCGCGGCGAAGGAGATCGACCGGGTCGGTTCCCATCCGCAAATCGTGCAAGTCATCTCGTCCAACGGCGCGGAGAAGCCTTACGGTCATCGGTTTTATTATCCGATCTACGAAGCGTGCGTCCGGCATAATCTGCCGTTCGCCGTGCACGTCAGCATGGAGGGCATCGGCATCAACAACCCGCCGACCGGCGCCGGCCACGTCAATCACTATATCGAATACCGGATGGCGCGCACGCAAATCATGATGGCGCATCTGGCGAGCATGATCTTCGAGGGCGTGTTCGACCGGTTCCCGACGCTGCAATTCGTTATGATCGAAGCGGGCATGCTGTGGATCGCGCCGTATATTTGGCGGATGGACCAGGATTGGAAGGCGCTTCGCAGCCAGACGCCGTGGGTGAAGGAGCCGCCGAGCGAATACGTGCGCAAGCATGTGAAATTCACGTCGCAGCCGATCGAGCTGCCGCCGGACGAATCGCTCTTCCTGCCGCTCATGAAGTCGATGTTCGCGGAGACGAACCTGCTCTTCGCCAGCGACTATCCGCACTGGGACTTCGACAACCCGTTCAAGTCGTTCCCGAAGATGGACGACGGAATGTGGGACCGGATCTTCTACCGGAACGCCGCCGAGCTGTACGGCTTGCCGGCGCGGAGGAGCGAAACGGAGGGAGCGTCGGCATGA